The stretch of DNA CTCGGTTCCAAAAGGACAATGGGAGGCGGGCTTTACGATTGGGATGACATATCGGAAAACGCTGTTTCGTGTCATTCTTCCGCAGGCATTGCGAGTATCCGTGCCGCCTTTATCCAATAGCTTCATCAGCTTGGTGAAGGAAACATCGCTGGCATCCCAGATTCTCGTAACCGAGCTGTTTCGCAAATCACAGCAAATCGGTGCCACCAACCTGGATCAGATTGTCTATATTTATATCCTGGCTGCCTTCATTTATTGGATCATCTGTTTCGTCCTGTCGCTGGTCCAGCATCAGCTTGAGCGCAGATTAGACCGTTACACAGCAAGGTAAGGAGGGATAGCAATGCTAGCAGTAAAAGGTTTAAAGAAAACTTTCGGTACAAATACAGTGTTGAAATCCATCGATTTGCAAGTGGATAAAGGCAAGGTGATTGCGATCCTCGGACCATCGGGTTCCGGGAAGACAACGCTATTGCGCTGTTTGAATGCACTGGAGATTCCGGATGAAGGAATCGTCGGCTTCGAGGACCATCAAGTGGATTTCAGCCAGAAGGTCAAACAGCAGGAATTGATCAAACTGCGCCGCAAATCAGGCATGGTGTTTCAATCTTATAATCTATTCCCGCATCGTACGGTGCTGGAAAATGTCATGGAAGGACCTGTTCAGGTCCAAAAACGAGACAAACAGACTGTACGGAACGAAGCCATCGAATTGCTTGATAAAGTAGGACTAAAGGATAAAAAAGATCTGTATCCGTACCAGCTTTCGGGCGGACAGCAGCAGCGGGTGGGGATTGCCAGGGCGCTTGCAATCAAACCGGAGCTCATGCTGTTCGATGAACCAACTTCCGCGCTCGATCCGGAACTGATCGGGGAAGTGCTCCGAGTCATGCGCGATTTGGCCAATGAAGGCTGGACGATGGTGGTCGTCACGCATGAGATCAAATTCGCCCAGGAAATCGCCGATGAAATCATCTTTATCGATGGCGGCGTCATTGTCGAAAAAGGATCGCCGGCAGAAGTGCTTTCGAACCCAAAAGAAGATCGTACACAGCGCTTCCTGCACCGGATATTGAATCCGACAGAGTAAAGAGGCTGGGACAATAACTAATTTTCCAGTGCTTAAAACCGAATCTTATTCTTGAGCCCTGCTTCGGCAGGACACTCCGCTTTCCACGGGCCCGGCCTCAGCCTCCTCGTGGAAAGGTCACCACTGCGGGGTCTTCAGCTCGCGCTGTTCCCGCAGGAATCTCCGTGTTCTCCCTACGCTAGGAGATAACTAATCAAAAAACCGAACTTATGCAAATTTTCGTATGAAGATTTGCAATATAGTTCGGTTTTTATTTGGCTAAAACACTTTTATCCCAGCCTCTTTTTGTTTATTTTTTTAAGTGATTCAATTGATAAAGGTAATTTAGTTACCGATAATAAGTATGAAGTACATATTCTGAGAGGGGACTTAAGAGATGGAATTCAAAGACAAAGTGGTACTTATTACTGGGGCGGCAGGCGGAATCGGAATTGCGGCTGCCAAGAAATTCGCTGCTGAAGGGGCGAAGCTGGCTTTGGTGGATCTTTCCAGGGAAACATTGGAAAACGCTGCAGCATCCATCGAGGCAGAGAAATTACTGCTGTCAGCCAATGTTGCGAAGGAAGAGGACGTAGTGAATTACGTACAAAAAACAACAGAGCATTTTGGCCGGATTGATGTATTTGTCAATAACGCTGGTATCAATGGGGAATTCGCGAATATCGTCGATTCTTCTGTGGAGAATCTGGAAAAGGTGCTCGCTGTCAATGTAGTCGGTGCTTTCCTCGGATTGAAGCATGTATTGAAAGTGATGACAGCGCAGAAAAGCGGTGCAGTGGTGAACACAGCTTCCAACGGCGGGTTGCTTGGAGCTCCAGGCATGAGCGCTTATATCGCTTCGAAGCATGCGCTTATCGGCCTTAATAAAACAGCTGCATTGGAAGTGGCTGATTATGGCGTCCGTGTAAATGCTGTTGCACCATCTGGAGTGGATACGGCAATGATGCGTTCCATCGAAACAAATGCGGCAAAAGGACATGAAGAAGAAGCCAGAAAAGGCTTTGAAGCGAGCGTACCGATGAACCGTTATGCTACGGCAGAAGAGATTGCCGATTTGATGCTGTTCCTGGCTTCTGAGAAAGCTTCCTTCATTACAGGCTCTTATTACCGCATCGATGGCGGACAAGGAACAACTTCCGCTTGATTTTGAAACACGCCGGTCAAATGACAGGCGTGTTTTTTATATGCGTGTATAAGTCCGGGGCCGAATGTGCATGTGCCTCTTCCTTGGCGATGATCGTCTCTTCCAGCTCATGTAAAAAGGTCTTGGCTACACGGGAAAGTGTATTGTTTCCGTGATAAACATAGCCAAAAGCGTAAGTTTGATAAAAGGGAGGGGCAAAATGGAGCAGCGTGATGTCTTTGCTTCTCGATAATTCGGCATCGGTCCGGAAGGCATAATCGAATCCGATATTGATTGCAGTCTCATTTTCCACCATATTCCGGATCGTCTGGACATTGTTCGTCGTGAACAGGATGTCGTATTGCAATGACTTGAACTGGCGCATGAAGGCTTGGATATAAGCATCATTATAAAGGACGATCGGCTGTTTGATGAGCATTTCTTCCGTGATGAATTTTTCCTTGGCCAGCGGATGCCGATTATTGACAGCTGTGACCATATGCCCATCCAGCAGTCTTTTAAAGACCAGATTGCGATATTTTTGTACTTCTTTTTCTGTATAGATGACCAGCCCGATATCCACTGCTTCGGCTGCCACTTTCCTCATGATGTGCTGGGAGGTATGCTCGAATAAGGATGCCTTGATATTCGGATGGCGCTTGCGGAATTTAGCGAATAATTCCACGAGAATCTGCATCGGTCCGGGGAAGCTGGCAATTTTGAGCTCTCCATTCAAGGA from Terribacillus sp. FSL K6-0262 encodes:
- a CDS encoding glucose 1-dehydrogenase, encoding MEFKDKVVLITGAAGGIGIAAAKKFAAEGAKLALVDLSRETLENAAASIEAEKLLLSANVAKEEDVVNYVQKTTEHFGRIDVFVNNAGINGEFANIVDSSVENLEKVLAVNVVGAFLGLKHVLKVMTAQKSGAVVNTASNGGLLGAPGMSAYIASKHALIGLNKTAALEVADYGVRVNAVAPSGVDTAMMRSIETNAAKGHEEEARKGFEASVPMNRYATAEEIADLMLFLASEKASFITGSYYRIDGGQGTTSA
- a CDS encoding amino acid ABC transporter ATP-binding protein, producing the protein MLAVKGLKKTFGTNTVLKSIDLQVDKGKVIAILGPSGSGKTTLLRCLNALEIPDEGIVGFEDHQVDFSQKVKQQELIKLRRKSGMVFQSYNLFPHRTVLENVMEGPVQVQKRDKQTVRNEAIELLDKVGLKDKKDLYPYQLSGGQQQRVGIARALAIKPELMLFDEPTSALDPELIGEVLRVMRDLANEGWTMVVVTHEIKFAQEIADEIIFIDGGVIVEKGSPAEVLSNPKEDRTQRFLHRILNPTE
- a CDS encoding LysR family transcriptional regulator, translated to MTIEQLKYIVAIARSGSLKAAAAEQHVTLPALSQALTNLERELNISLFSRSRTGTTPTEEGKKLVRHAEAVLEKLQEFTDEAETYTESLNGELKIASFPGPMQILVELFAKFRKRHPNIKASLFEHTSQHIMRKVAAEAVDIGLVIYTEKEVQKYRNLVFKRLLDGHMVTAVNNRHPLAKEKFITEEMLIKQPIVLYNDAYIQAFMRQFKSLQYDILFTTNNVQTIRNMVENETAINIGFDYAFRTDAELSRSKDITLLHFAPPFYQTYAFGYVYHGNNTLSRVAKTFLHELEETIIAKEEAHAHSAPDLYTHIKNTPVI